A single genomic interval of Granulicella tundricola MP5ACTX9 harbors:
- a CDS encoding M28 family peptidase: MPRPFLAAALLALPLPLAAQTDLPPAVTAAEANVSADSIRAYDKYLSDDLLEGRYPGQRGGELAAKYIASQFESYGLKPGGDHGTYFQQVDFTSVKADPIKTTFTLVPKSGAPIKLKFADDFVVFNSQLTPSATINAPIVWMGYGITAPEFQWDDYAGIDVKGKVILCIVNDPPSDDPNFFGGKSLTYYGRWTYKFEQAARKGAVGALIIHRTDLAAYGWDVVRNSNSAEKTFLAHDANPRLEAASWIQLDVAKQIFAASGTDLDTEFAAAGKHGFKARELPVKLDATVISTVRNFQSPNVIGILPGTSPAPDQAVIYTGHYDHLGVKADAKPGEDAIFNGAGDNGTGTAMIMEMARAVTSAKLSPPHSMIFAAVTAEEQGLLGSAYLSQHPPLPIGQINLDLNFDEILPFGQGDQLHASGSQRTSFYPTLEATAKRFGYSVPAPRPDTGGGYYRSDHFSFAHAGVPAFSVGQGGTYKGHDAAWSQAQGAAYNKNDYHNVSDNFKPEWDFVGNATLCRLGIELGWKSVTSPPIEWKAGDEFAAARKASK, translated from the coding sequence ATGCCTCGTCCTTTTCTTGCTGCCGCCCTTCTCGCCCTTCCCTTGCCTCTTGCCGCCCAAACCGACCTGCCACCCGCCGTCACGGCCGCGGAAGCCAATGTCTCGGCCGATTCCATCCGTGCCTATGACAAGTACCTTTCAGATGATCTTCTGGAAGGCCGTTACCCCGGTCAGCGCGGCGGGGAGCTTGCCGCCAAGTACATTGCCAGCCAGTTTGAGAGCTACGGCCTCAAGCCCGGCGGCGACCACGGCACCTACTTCCAGCAGGTGGACTTCACCAGCGTCAAGGCTGACCCGATCAAGACGACCTTTACTCTCGTCCCCAAGTCCGGCGCGCCCATCAAGCTGAAGTTCGCGGATGACTTCGTCGTCTTCAACTCGCAACTGACGCCGTCCGCGACCATCAACGCGCCGATCGTGTGGATGGGCTACGGCATCACCGCGCCGGAGTTTCAGTGGGACGACTACGCCGGCATCGACGTCAAGGGCAAGGTGATCCTGTGCATCGTCAACGATCCGCCCTCGGACGATCCCAACTTCTTCGGCGGCAAGAGCCTGACCTACTACGGCCGGTGGACGTACAAGTTTGAGCAGGCCGCGCGTAAGGGAGCCGTGGGCGCACTGATCATCCATCGCACAGACCTGGCGGCGTATGGATGGGATGTGGTGCGCAACTCCAACTCGGCCGAGAAGACCTTTCTGGCGCACGACGCAAACCCACGCCTTGAGGCTGCGAGCTGGATTCAGCTCGACGTGGCCAAGCAGATCTTTGCCGCGTCCGGGACCGACCTGGACACGGAGTTTGCAGCCGCCGGCAAGCATGGCTTCAAAGCGCGTGAGCTTCCGGTCAAGCTGGATGCAACGGTCATCAGCACCGTGCGTAACTTTCAATCGCCCAACGTCATTGGCATTCTGCCCGGCACGTCGCCAGCACCGGACCAGGCCGTCATCTACACCGGCCACTACGATCACCTGGGTGTAAAGGCCGATGCAAAGCCCGGTGAAGACGCCATCTTCAACGGTGCAGGCGATAACGGCACCGGCACCGCGATGATCATGGAGATGGCGCGTGCGGTGACGAGCGCGAAGCTCTCACCGCCGCACTCGATGATCTTTGCCGCGGTGACGGCGGAGGAGCAGGGCCTGCTGGGCTCGGCTTATCTGTCACAGCATCCACCGCTCCCCATCGGCCAGATCAACCTCGATCTCAACTTCGATGAGATCCTCCCGTTCGGGCAGGGCGACCAGCTTCATGCTTCCGGTTCGCAACGTACGAGCTTCTATCCAACGCTGGAGGCGACAGCCAAGCGCTTCGGCTATAGCGTTCCCGCACCACGGCCGGATACCGGCGGAGGCTACTACCGCTCGGACCATTTCTCCTTTGCGCACGCGGGTGTGCCGGCGTTCTCCGTCGGGCAGGGTGGCACCTACAAGGGTCATGATGCGGCTTGGTCCCAGGCTCAGGGCGCGGCGTACAACAAGAACGACTACCACAACGTCTCCGACAACTTTAAGCCGGAGTGGGACTTCGTCGGCAACGCCACGCTGTGCCGGCTTGGCATTGAGCTGGGCTGGAAGTCGGTCACGTCACCGCCGATTGAGTGGAAGGCCGGCGATGAGTTCGCGGCTGCCCGCAAAGCCAGCAAATAA
- a CDS encoding TonB-dependent receptor, with product MKSTRSVFRGLVLSAPFVLGASVAFAQSTSSVAGTVTDTTGAAVPGASVLIHGIATGAERKTVTDGSGNFNAPSLQPGSYTVTVTAPGFSTFTLQQVTLEVNASATVNAKLTVGGSAETVQVESTQAVIEAQTSTVGQVIDREVVQQIPLNGRHFLDLTNLTPGTVVPPNNGSLTAPSRGLGSNGFVTAGAREDSNNFQINGINLNDMTQNQITFQPSINTTSEFKIINSTFSAEYGRSSGSIVNVSTRSGTNQFHGEGFDYLRNNYFDARNFFNRKGTRQNQLDRNNFGGALGGPILKDKTFFFISYEGLRQKQAILLTSNVPTTAQRAAFATSAAGTAYAQIINLIPVGTQSTNAAGQAVATASGSAPGPVKTDQFSGDLFHNISKSDTLHLYYAWQQDARTEPNLQGNTIAGFGDHRGAHRQIGTINEIHVFSPAIVNEARIGFNRIAISFNENFLGNSSTYGINNGVTLPLGLPQISVTDLGLNFGGPSGFPQGRFVTTGVFSDTLNILKGKHSIKVGGEFRRFEGNNFSETAGTIAFSTTANFANGLANTFSANSSNVVSRIFDSSVAGFVQDNWKLTPRLVVELGLRFEWNGTFTEGAHRFVNFLAASDTLQQVNQPYNQNYNYDPRVGFTYDLLGNSKTVLRGGFGILADQPNEGVASGLAGNPPNSSPVSLTGGTSSTGVGGFAVGSLYTAAALVGLTPSAVSPNLRNAYMESYNLNLQQDLGFGTVLQVGYIGSSGRHLRDPLNINQFNHPTPTTNVRPFAALSTASLIRPGASLGNITQVANASMSNYNALWVTARKQLRGGLDLNASYTLSKSLDDNSLGTNGHQDSTNPAGDYGRSDFDTRHHFVFSGVWTLPFHGNRFKEGWLLANITQVQSNNPINVVTSNTSYTGSGNIRPTLIGKYSTGRGALLTSGNIPWITGSVCTTPTAGCTFYTQATGFGNLSRNALNGPDFSDTDLSLQKTTKIAESVNLVLRLDSFDLLNHVNLANPNLTGATTGTFGQITATRNQVGDAGSSRQLQFAGKITF from the coding sequence ATGAAATCCACACGATCTGTGTTTCGAGGTTTAGTTCTCTCCGCACCCTTTGTGCTGGGCGCCAGCGTGGCGTTCGCACAATCCACATCCAGCGTCGCCGGCACGGTAACCGATACGACCGGCGCTGCCGTTCCGGGAGCTTCCGTATTGATTCACGGCATTGCGACCGGCGCGGAACGCAAGACGGTAACCGATGGCTCGGGTAACTTCAACGCGCCTTCGCTGCAGCCCGGCAGCTATACCGTCACCGTGACTGCACCGGGATTCAGCACCTTCACGCTGCAGCAGGTGACGCTTGAGGTTAATGCAAGCGCAACTGTGAATGCGAAGCTCACCGTCGGTGGGTCAGCCGAAACGGTTCAGGTTGAGAGCACGCAGGCTGTGATCGAGGCTCAGACCTCGACCGTCGGACAGGTTATCGACAGGGAAGTCGTGCAGCAGATTCCTTTGAATGGCCGCCATTTTCTGGATCTGACGAATCTGACTCCTGGCACGGTCGTTCCGCCGAACAACGGAAGCCTGACGGCTCCCAGCCGCGGCCTTGGTTCGAACGGGTTTGTGACCGCCGGCGCTCGCGAAGACTCGAACAACTTCCAGATCAACGGCATCAACCTGAACGACATGACGCAGAACCAGATCACGTTCCAGCCGTCGATCAATACGACGTCCGAGTTCAAGATCATCAACTCGACGTTCAGCGCGGAGTACGGGCGCAGCTCGGGTTCGATCGTCAACGTCTCGACGCGCTCCGGTACGAATCAGTTCCACGGTGAAGGCTTCGACTATCTGCGCAACAACTACTTTGACGCGCGTAACTTCTTCAACCGCAAGGGTACTCGCCAGAACCAGCTCGATCGCAACAACTTCGGCGGAGCGCTGGGCGGCCCGATCCTCAAGGACAAGACGTTCTTCTTCATCAGCTATGAAGGACTTCGTCAGAAGCAGGCGATTCTGCTGACCAGCAACGTACCCACCACAGCACAACGCGCAGCGTTTGCAACGAGCGCCGCCGGTACGGCCTATGCACAAATCATCAACCTCATCCCGGTTGGCACGCAATCGACCAACGCGGCAGGACAGGCCGTGGCGACGGCGAGCGGCTCCGCCCCGGGACCAGTGAAGACGGATCAGTTCAGTGGGGATCTATTCCATAACATCTCGAAATCCGACACGCTTCATCTGTACTATGCATGGCAGCAGGATGCACGCACTGAGCCTAACCTGCAGGGCAACACGATTGCTGGCTTCGGAGATCATCGCGGAGCTCACCGTCAGATCGGTACGATCAATGAGATTCACGTTTTTTCGCCAGCAATTGTGAATGAGGCTCGCATCGGATTCAACCGTATTGCGATCTCGTTCAATGAAAATTTCCTGGGGAATTCAAGCACCTATGGAATCAACAATGGAGTTACGCTTCCCCTAGGTCTACCTCAGATCTCTGTGACCGATCTTGGCTTGAACTTTGGTGGTCCGTCCGGATTTCCGCAAGGGCGCTTTGTGACTACAGGTGTTTTCTCCGATACGTTGAACATCTTGAAAGGCAAGCATTCGATCAAGGTCGGCGGCGAGTTTCGCCGGTTCGAGGGGAACAACTTCTCTGAGACCGCTGGAACGATCGCGTTTTCGACGACCGCTAACTTTGCGAATGGACTGGCAAATACCTTCAGTGCGAACTCGTCGAATGTCGTCAGCCGCATCTTCGACAGTTCGGTGGCAGGCTTTGTGCAGGACAATTGGAAGCTGACTCCAAGGCTGGTTGTTGAGCTCGGTCTGCGCTTTGAGTGGAACGGAACGTTTACGGAAGGCGCACATCGATTCGTGAACTTCCTTGCCGCTTCCGACACTTTGCAGCAGGTGAACCAGCCGTATAACCAGAACTACAACTACGATCCTCGCGTCGGCTTTACATACGATCTGCTCGGCAACAGCAAGACTGTGTTGCGCGGAGGGTTCGGCATACTGGCGGATCAACCGAACGAAGGTGTTGCATCTGGTTTGGCGGGTAACCCACCGAACTCGAGTCCTGTCAGTCTGACTGGAGGCACGAGTTCTACGGGCGTAGGCGGCTTCGCCGTTGGTAGCCTGTACACGGCGGCAGCATTGGTCGGACTTACCCCGAGCGCTGTCAGCCCGAATCTGAGAAACGCTTACATGGAGTCCTACAACCTGAACCTGCAGCAGGATCTCGGGTTTGGAACTGTGCTGCAGGTCGGTTACATCGGATCTTCAGGTCGGCACCTGCGCGATCCGCTCAACATCAATCAGTTCAACCATCCAACGCCTACGACCAACGTACGTCCATTCGCGGCTCTTTCCACCGCAAGCCTGATTCGGCCGGGCGCATCGTTGGGCAACATTACGCAGGTTGCAAATGCGTCAATGTCTAACTACAACGCGCTTTGGGTGACGGCACGCAAACAACTGCGGGGCGGGCTAGATCTCAATGCAAGCTACACGTTGTCGAAGTCGCTGGACGATAACTCGCTGGGCACCAACGGGCATCAGGACAGCACGAATCCCGCAGGGGACTACGGGCGTTCAGACTTCGATACGCGCCATCACTTTGTCTTCAGCGGCGTCTGGACGCTGCCATTCCATGGCAACCGCTTCAAGGAAGGCTGGTTGTTGGCGAACATCACTCAGGTTCAGTCGAACAACCCAATCAACGTTGTGACCTCGAATACCTCCTACACGGGTAGCGGAAATATTCGCCCGACCCTGATTGGGAAGTATTCCACTGGCCGCGGCGCACTCCTGACAAGCGGGAACATTCCCTGGATCACAGGCTCAGTCTGCACGACGCCGACCGCTGGCTGCACCTTCTATACGCAGGCAACCGGGTTTGGGAATTTGAGCCGCAATGCACTCAACGGCCCCGACTTCTCTGACACGGATCTTTCCTTGCAGAAGACGACGAAGATCGCGGAGTCAGTCAACCTTGTGCTTCGTCTCGATTCGTTCGACCTGCTGAATCATGTCAACCTGGCTAACCCCAACCTGACTGGTGCCACCACTGGAACGTTCGGACAGATTACGGCGACTCGTAACCAGGTGGGCGATGCCGGCTCATCCCGTCAACTGCAGTTCGCGGGGAAGATCACCTTCTAA